The Rhodanobacteraceae bacterium genome window below encodes:
- a CDS encoding efflux RND transporter periplasmic adaptor subunit, with product MKFWQCMIASMLVLPICASAQIEIASEQAQLLGVAGAPVTTAGKITISQLQAELAIAPEAQRAVALPYAAQAVAVQADLGARVERGQVLAEFVSAEYASARAELEQALVEADQAQRQARRDEQLLAEGIIAAGRAELSQAQANAAQARVRGASAAQPDLRHLGPGRFALLAPISGEISARATELSSMAPAWSVAFVIADPSQLVATLRVPGTRSASVRPGDTVQIGAGRGEVVAVGSVLDASSQTVLVRARITAADELRAGERQSASLVTSAPPGSLRLPPGALWYDGDQARVFAILAPTRYQEMAVEVIEQDADGVIVRADLAEGTQVVVRGIAALKLLREAP from the coding sequence ATGAAGTTCTGGCAATGCATGATCGCTTCGATGCTGGTGCTGCCGATCTGCGCCTCGGCGCAGATCGAGATTGCCAGCGAACAGGCGCAGCTTCTGGGTGTGGCCGGCGCGCCGGTGACCACGGCCGGCAAGATCACGATCAGCCAGCTGCAGGCCGAACTGGCCATTGCACCCGAGGCGCAGCGCGCGGTGGCCTTGCCCTACGCCGCGCAGGCTGTCGCCGTGCAGGCAGACCTTGGTGCCCGCGTAGAACGCGGGCAGGTACTGGCGGAATTTGTCAGCGCAGAGTACGCCAGCGCCCGGGCCGAGCTGGAGCAGGCTCTTGTCGAGGCGGATCAGGCACAACGTCAGGCGCGCCGCGATGAGCAACTGCTGGCTGAGGGCATCATCGCCGCCGGCCGTGCCGAACTCAGTCAAGCGCAAGCCAACGCAGCCCAGGCCCGGGTTCGCGGCGCATCTGCGGCGCAGCCCGATCTCAGGCATCTGGGGCCTGGCCGATTTGCGCTGCTGGCCCCGATCAGCGGTGAAATCAGTGCGCGGGCAACGGAGCTCAGCAGCATGGCGCCCGCCTGGTCGGTCGCCTTCGTCATCGCCGATCCCTCCCAGCTGGTCGCCACGCTGCGGGTGCCCGGCACCCGCAGCGCCTCGGTGCGACCGGGAGATACGGTACAGATCGGTGCTGGCCGGGGAGAGGTCGTGGCGGTGGGATCGGTGCTGGATGCGTCCAGCCAAACCGTACTGGTGCGCGCGCGAATCACGGCAGCCGATGAATTGCGCGCCGGCGAGCGTCAATCAGCAAGCCTGGTCACAAGTGCCCCCCCAGGCAGTCTGCGCTTGCCTCCCGGGGCATTGTGGTACGACGGCGATCAGGCCCGTGTCTTTGCGATTCTGGCGCCGACGCGCTACCAGGAGATGGCCGTTGAAGTCATCGAGCAGGATGCAGACGGCGTCATTGTCCGCGCCGATCTGGCCGAAGGTACGCAGGTGGTTGTTCGCGGGATTGCTGCGCTCAAGCTGTTGCGCGAGGCGCCGTGA
- a CDS encoding DNA polymerase Y family protein, with translation MVIDGPEQRAEIHLADAVAAAHGVRPGQRLAAAQALAPALTIHRRDRLAERQALERLACWAYRYTSRVSLDGHDALLLELAGSSKLFGGQAALQTALQNDLDTLGFLALFGYGATPAAARLRAEVARRDPARSGQLYLLAPIALSDSALDSRTVATLQATGIRTLGELAKLPRSGIARRFGQGTLDYLGRLRGELPEALELYRPPDSYHAWLELPAPCASTEALAFPLKRMLGDLAAVLSARDGGVQHFMLRFALESARRSSELRSSIGDLCRLEVGLIEASRDPEHLYTLTRARLERMRFPRPVLGIHLEVARLPTFVPRHQDLFGEVGDSAQGLNTLIERLSARLGDAALLRPQWIADHRPERASRWRPSAEGPALLRPPEGTPPYAARPNHLLPDPLPIDIAGVVLISSAERIESGWWDDGDVRRDYYLAEIVDVQRLYAGSRQALNASVSMAAVGGASAREQFQLSVGARAWVYQDLRQPECWYLQGWFG, from the coding sequence GTGGTCATCGATGGCCCGGAACAGCGCGCCGAGATTCATCTGGCCGATGCGGTTGCGGCGGCTCATGGCGTGCGCCCGGGGCAACGTCTGGCGGCGGCGCAGGCGCTGGCGCCGGCCCTGACGATTCATCGACGTGACCGACTGGCCGAGCGTCAGGCGCTGGAGCGGCTGGCCTGCTGGGCCTATCGCTATACCAGCCGGGTCAGTCTCGATGGCCACGATGCGCTGCTGCTGGAGCTGGCCGGCAGCAGCAAACTCTTTGGCGGCCAGGCAGCTTTGCAGACAGCCTTGCAGAATGACCTCGACACCCTCGGTTTCCTGGCGCTGTTTGGCTATGGCGCCACGCCGGCGGCCGCGCGCCTGCGCGCCGAGGTGGCGCGACGTGATCCGGCGCGTTCCGGCCAGCTGTATCTGCTGGCGCCGATTGCGCTCAGTGACAGCGCACTGGATTCGCGCACCGTGGCCACGCTGCAGGCCACCGGCATCCGCACCCTGGGCGAGTTGGCCAAACTGCCACGCTCAGGCATCGCCCGGCGCTTTGGCCAGGGTACGCTCGATTATCTGGGGCGCCTGCGCGGCGAGTTGCCCGAAGCCCTGGAACTGTATCGCCCGCCCGACAGCTACCATGCCTGGCTGGAACTGCCGGCACCCTGCGCCAGCACCGAGGCCCTGGCCTTCCCGCTCAAGCGCATGCTCGGCGATCTGGCTGCCGTGCTCAGCGCCCGCGATGGCGGCGTGCAGCACTTCATGCTGCGCTTCGCCCTGGAATCGGCCCGCCGCAGCAGCGAGTTGCGCAGCAGCATCGGTGATCTGTGCCGACTGGAAGTGGGCTTGATCGAGGCCAGCCGTGATCCCGAGCATCTGTACACGCTGACCCGCGCGCGCCTGGAGCGCATGCGTTTTCCGCGCCCGGTGCTGGGCATTCATCTGGAAGTGGCGCGGCTGCCGACCTTTGTGCCCAGGCATCAGGATCTGTTCGGTGAAGTGGGTGACAGCGCCCAGGGTCTGAATACCCTGATCGAACGACTGAGTGCACGGCTGGGTGATGCCGCCCTGCTGCGTCCGCAATGGATAGCCGACCACCGCCCCGAGCGCGCCAGTCGCTGGCGCCCCAGCGCCGAAGGCCCTGCCCTGCTGCGTCCGCCCGAAGGCACGCCGCCCTATGCCGCACGGCCCAATCATCTGTTGCCCGACCCCTTGCCCATCGACATAGCCGGCGTGGTGCTGATCTCCAGTGCCGAGCGCATCGAAAGCGGCTGGTGGGACGATGGCGATGTGCGCCGCGATTACTATCTGGCCGAGATCGTCGATGTGCAGCGCCTGTACGCCGGCTCGCGCCAGGCGCTCAACGCCAGCGTATCCATGGCTGCCGTCGGCGGCGCTTCCGCCCGCGAGCAGTTCCAGCTCAGCGTCGGCGCCCGCGCCTGGGTCTACCAGGACCTGCGCCAACCCGAATGCTGGTATCTGCAGGGCTGGTTTGGGTGA
- the imuA gene encoding translesion DNA synthesis-associated protein ImuA: MSALHALPTLLPSLESGLAPTALSTQELLQREDIWRARSGSQQKLATQATGCAELDAQLPGQGWPIGRLSEILLPQLGLGEIELLLPLLARRSQLGQTLVYVRPPCPPNIPALARAGVALDRVLLIAPANEREALWASEQILGCGSACSVLLWAEQADERALRRLALAAEGSRSLALVFRPIAQQAQVSPAALRIRIDRPLARAPLSVLKARGLPCSSAQPLRVRVS; the protein is encoded by the coding sequence ATGTCTGCATTGCATGCCCTGCCCACACTGCTTCCCTCGCTGGAATCGGGTCTGGCGCCAACTGCGCTGTCCACGCAGGAGTTGCTGCAACGCGAGGACATCTGGCGCGCCCGCAGTGGCTCGCAGCAGAAACTGGCCACGCAAGCCACCGGCTGCGCCGAACTGGATGCGCAACTGCCGGGCCAGGGTTGGCCGATTGGCCGTCTGAGCGAAATCCTGCTGCCGCAACTGGGTCTGGGCGAGATCGAATTGCTGTTGCCGCTGCTGGCCCGGCGCAGCCAACTGGGGCAAACCCTGGTGTATGTGCGACCGCCCTGCCCGCCCAATATTCCGGCGCTGGCCCGCGCCGGTGTGGCCCTGGATCGGGTGCTGCTGATCGCGCCGGCCAATGAGCGCGAGGCCTTGTGGGCCAGCGAACAGATACTCGGCTGCGGCAGCGCCTGCAGCGTGCTGCTCTGGGCCGAGCAGGCCGATGAGCGCGCGCTGCGGCGTCTGGCGCTGGCTGCCGAGGGCAGTCGTTCGCTGGCGCTGGTGTTCAGGCCCATCGCCCAGCAGGCACAGGTTTCACCGGCGGCCCTGCGCATCCGCATCGATCGCCCATTGGCACGCGCGCCCCTGAGCGTGCTCAAGGCCCGTGGCCTGCCCTGCTCCAGCGCCCAGCCACTCAGGGTGCGGGTGTCGTGA
- the lexA gene encoding transcriptional repressor LexA, whose amino-acid sequence MSKDDLTPRQRQILDFIDARLRQSGAPPTRAEIAAAFGFRSANAAEEHLRALVRKGAIAMAPGRSRGIRVLKSTVDADAVGGQRSRSLPLIGQVAAGSPILAVENVESEVRLDASVFHPVADYLLRVRGDSMIDVGIMDGDLLAVHRSASAESGQIVVARLGEEVTVKRLERHGESLRLCAENPAYQPIEVDPARDDFALEGLAVGVLRRW is encoded by the coding sequence ATGAGCAAAGACGATCTGACACCACGCCAGCGCCAGATACTGGACTTCATCGACGCCCGATTGCGTCAGTCGGGGGCGCCACCAACGCGGGCCGAGATTGCTGCGGCCTTTGGCTTCCGCTCGGCCAATGCGGCCGAGGAACATCTGCGGGCTCTGGTGCGCAAGGGGGCGATCGCGATGGCGCCGGGGCGTTCGCGTGGCATCCGGGTGCTGAAATCAACCGTGGATGCCGACGCAGTTGGCGGCCAGCGCAGCCGATCCCTGCCCCTGATCGGTCAGGTGGCGGCGGGCAGTCCGATTCTGGCGGTGGAGAACGTGGAATCAGAAGTGCGGCTGGATGCCAGCGTGTTCCATCCAGTGGCCGATTATCTGCTGCGCGTACGCGGCGACAGCATGATCGATGTCGGCATCATGGATGGTGATCTGCTGGCGGTGCATCGCAGCGCCAGCGCTGAATCGGGTCAGATTGTAGTGGCGCGACTGGGTGAGGAGGTCACGGTCAAGCGGCTGGAGCGCCATGGCGAAAGCCTGCGCCTGTGCGCGGAGAACCCGGCCTATCAGCCCATCGAGGTGGATCCGGCGCGGGATGATTTTGCGCTGGAAGGTCTGGCAGTCGGGGTGCTGCGGCGCTGGTGA
- a CDS encoding SDR family NAD(P)-dependent oxidoreductase, with amino-acid sequence MANTQRQAVALVTGASSGMGKAFARALLADGMVVYAAARRIEQMTDLAAEGAITVKMDITRDDEVIAVADQIKSAHGAVDFLVNNAGFGLYGAMEDTAIADARYQFEVNLFGVARLTQLLLPGMRARRSGRIINISSMGGKVYTPLGSWYHATKHALEGWSDCLRLELAPFDIDVVIIEPGAIRTEFGDVMVGPMLERSGNSAYGPMAQAMARVTRSAYERGDSSPPEVIVDLLRKAVRARRPSTRYVAGKYARPMMFIRKWCGDRIFDRIMVSMLR; translated from the coding sequence ATGGCAAACACTCAAAGGCAAGCAGTCGCCCTGGTCACCGGCGCTTCATCGGGCATGGGCAAGGCCTTCGCCCGCGCGCTGCTGGCAGATGGCATGGTCGTCTACGCCGCCGCCAGACGCATCGAGCAGATGACTGATCTGGCGGCCGAGGGTGCAATCACGGTGAAGATGGACATCACCCGCGACGACGAGGTCATCGCTGTCGCCGATCAGATCAAGTCTGCGCACGGCGCGGTCGATTTCCTGGTCAACAACGCTGGCTTCGGCCTGTATGGGGCCATGGAAGACACCGCCATCGCCGATGCCCGCTATCAGTTCGAGGTCAATCTCTTCGGCGTGGCCCGTCTGACCCAGTTGCTGCTGCCGGGCATGCGCGCCCGTCGATCCGGCCGGATCATCAACATCTCGTCGATGGGCGGCAAGGTCTACACGCCACTGGGCAGCTGGTATCACGCCACCAAGCACGCGCTCGAAGGCTGGTCTGATTGTCTGCGGCTGGAACTCGCGCCCTTCGATATCGATGTGGTCATCATCGAACCGGGCGCCATCCGCACCGAGTTCGGCGATGTCATGGTCGGGCCCATGCTGGAGCGCTCCGGCAACAGCGCCTATGGGCCGATGGCGCAAGCCATGGCCAGGGTGACGCGCAGTGCCTACGAACGCGGCGATTCCTCGCCACCCGAGGTCATCGTCGACCTGCTGCGCAAGGCCGTGCGTGCCCGCCGACCGTCCACCCGCTATGTCGCCGGCAAGTACGCCCGGCCGATGATGTTCATCCGCAAATGGTGCGGTGATCGCATCTTTGATCGCATCATGGTGTCAATGCTGCGCTGA
- a CDS encoding AraC family transcriptional regulator ligand-binding domain-containing protein, with protein sequence MGLSPATVLTLAGLPADLFARAEASLSAAQYFDLWRGLEQAAADQELPLLIARTLSVETFSPPIFACLCSANLNQALQRLSAFKRLIGPLTLSVELHRSHTRAEIGCYGHDGRLPRSLEATELVFLTQLARLATRQRIHPMSVQLTELPPDIQPYEHFFGTTPVLGATACVSFAADDARRPFLTEDTTMWRFFETNLRRRLSDVDATASISERIHAVLLAMLPAGLSSIEEAARRLAISPRSLQRLLQRESVNYQDVLNHTRRELAHHYLARSSMSLGEIAYLLGYRDGNSFTRAFKQWTGATPGAYRSTEQAGMPA encoded by the coding sequence ATGGGACTGAGCCCGGCAACAGTACTCACGCTGGCCGGGTTGCCGGCGGATCTGTTCGCGCGTGCGGAAGCCAGTCTGAGTGCCGCCCAGTATTTCGACCTCTGGCGAGGGTTGGAACAGGCCGCCGCCGATCAGGAGCTGCCACTGCTGATCGCTCGCACGCTGTCGGTTGAGACTTTCTCGCCGCCGATCTTCGCCTGTCTCTGCAGTGCCAACCTCAATCAGGCCTTGCAACGGCTGTCGGCGTTCAAACGCCTGATCGGGCCGCTGACGCTGAGCGTGGAGTTGCACCGCAGCCATACCCGCGCCGAGATCGGCTGCTACGGCCACGACGGACGCTTGCCTCGTAGTCTGGAGGCCACGGAACTGGTGTTCCTGACGCAGCTGGCCCGCTTGGCGACGCGCCAGCGCATCCACCCGATGAGCGTTCAGCTCACCGAATTGCCGCCTGACATCCAGCCCTACGAGCATTTCTTCGGAACTACCCCGGTCCTGGGTGCCACCGCCTGCGTCAGCTTCGCCGCTGACGATGCAAGGCGGCCTTTCCTGACCGAGGACACCACCATGTGGCGGTTCTTCGAAACCAACCTGCGTCGGCGGCTATCGGATGTCGATGCCACTGCCAGCATCAGCGAACGCATTCATGCGGTATTGCTGGCCATGCTTCCAGCTGGCCTGAGCTCCATCGAAGAGGCGGCAAGGCGGTTGGCGATCAGCCCGCGCAGCCTGCAGCGGCTTCTGCAACGGGAATCGGTGAACTACCAGGATGTGCTCAATCACACCCGCAGAGAGTTGGCTCACCACTATCTGGCGCGCTCATCGATGAGTCTCGGCGAGATTGCCTACCTGCTCGGTTACCGCGATGGCAACTCCTTCACCCGCGCCTTCAAGCAATGGACGGGTGCGACCCCAGGTGCCTATCGAAGCACCGAACAGGCCGGAATGCCGGCCTGA
- a CDS encoding GGDEF domain-containing protein: protein MTSDQTTFTIPDGGQLVDNTLWTACLVVVRGAGTGNKFLLHKDEMIIGRADDVDVRLARAGVSRRHALVRRLNDEQFVLADLDSTNGTFVNSQQIEEVTLKDQDLIGIGDSRLKFIAADSPEQPYYEELYCQAQLDKALQIYNKHYFLSRMDEELRRHQRGNAPLSLILLDVDHFKRLNDTHGHLAGDAALVHLAVVIKEHIREGDVLCRYGGEEFGIIMPQTDQQQAQSMAERIREAVAAAPVAYANTVIPMTISLGISGDSNLVESYTREVLITQADNALYEAKHQGRNRVVLFTPAMLSRQA from the coding sequence ATGACTTCCGACCAGACCACATTCACCATTCCTGACGGCGGTCAGCTCGTGGACAACACGCTGTGGACCGCTTGTCTGGTGGTGGTGCGAGGGGCCGGCACCGGCAACAAGTTTCTGTTGCACAAGGACGAGATGATCATCGGCCGGGCCGACGATGTGGACGTGCGTCTGGCCAGAGCAGGCGTGTCCAGACGCCATGCCCTGGTCCGGCGTCTGAATGACGAGCAATTCGTGCTGGCTGACCTCGACAGCACCAACGGCACCTTCGTCAATTCACAGCAGATCGAGGAGGTCACGCTCAAGGATCAGGATCTGATCGGCATCGGCGACAGCCGCTTGAAGTTCATAGCCGCCGACAGTCCAGAACAGCCCTATTACGAAGAGCTTTACTGTCAGGCGCAACTGGACAAGGCACTGCAGATCTACAACAAGCACTATTTTCTGAGCCGCATGGATGAGGAACTGCGGCGGCATCAGCGCGGCAATGCGCCGCTGTCGCTGATCCTGCTGGATGTGGATCATTTCAAGCGGCTCAACGATACCCACGGTCATCTGGCCGGCGACGCCGCCCTGGTGCATCTGGCTGTCGTCATCAAGGAGCACATCCGCGAAGGTGACGTGCTCTGCCGCTACGGCGGCGAGGAGTTCGGCATCATCATGCCGCAGACAGACCAGCAGCAGGCGCAATCGATGGCGGAGAGAATTCGTGAAGCAGTGGCCGCGGCACCAGTGGCCTACGCCAACACCGTGATTCCCATGACCATCAGTCTGGGCATCAGCGGCGACAGCAATCTGGTCGAGTCATATACCCGCGAGGTACTGATCACGCAGGCCGATAACGCGCTGTATGAGGCCAAGCATCAGGGCAGGAATCGGGTGGTGCTGTTCACCCCGGCGATGCTCTCCAGGCAAGCCTGA
- a CDS encoding serine/threonine protein kinase → MTAARPRGSGSVDATTDLGLGAASAEDPTVRGRASGDDGDASAEQETEPCPMVTAVNLDALSTDAGKPTKKLDELPPREADDEPAFKHPEQIGPFRILRLLGEGGMGAVYLAEQSEPVKRQVALKLVHASLRSPMALARFTAERQAMARLSHPNVAQLYEAGTTRDGFPYFAMEYMPGKAFVDYCNLKRLDIRERVAMFVQICQGVHHAHQKGLIHRDLKPSNLLVAEIDGQAVPKVIDFGIAKAVDQPLGDEAELTGAGAIGTPSYMSPEAFAANSDLDTRTDVYSLGIVLYELLVGVRPHDVSGAALVKLNASGRRPESKRLTVRISGLEETRVRAIAEERRMSKSELAEHLRADLDWIVTKAIAEDRDQRYASVAELAADLNRFLANQPVEARPPTFRYRAGKFVRRHRLAVAAAAMVLVALILGIVGTSVGMIKAAREAEAARQVSSFLTRVFEVSDPGEARGNTVTARELLDQAAHRIQVELQDQPIVRARLMRTMGGVYQNLGLYAEAVPLEEAALAARRAALGDQHPDVGRSLNALGTLYNRAGRYQEAEPLQRQAVAILERSLGPASPDLAEARMQLGLTCFLLGKSDEAESLYRSALAIRESALGPDHPDVAANLSHLGYLLNNQERYQEAEPFLSRALKIRESALGPDHFLVALSLDLLGDLYGREGRNAEAQALYLRSLAIKRKVYAPDHPLIAESHFALGNVYAAQGKAEQAAQELRTGLAMVETSLGPTHISLSRGLQSLGMLLANQGQWQEAEGVFRRLVAVYEAAVGPSHQWVGEALNNLGWVLSDGLQRYPEAELVLRRAVAIFPMDGKPGFAGALARWSLANCLRDQNRAVDALPYYAEALEILETAGGSKRQDNPQLPDLIADYAKSLRAADRPADAATLESRGL, encoded by the coding sequence ATGACTGCAGCTCGCCCGCGCGGAAGCGGAAGTGTAGACGCGACCACCGATCTGGGTCTGGGTGCTGCTTCTGCCGAAGATCCCACGGTCCGTGGACGGGCGTCGGGCGATGATGGCGATGCCTCGGCGGAGCAGGAAACCGAACCCTGTCCGATGGTCACCGCCGTCAACCTGGACGCGCTGTCGACCGACGCAGGCAAGCCCACCAAGAAACTGGACGAGCTCCCGCCGCGGGAGGCTGACGATGAGCCGGCCTTCAAGCATCCCGAACAGATCGGCCCCTTCAGAATTCTGCGGCTGCTCGGCGAAGGCGGCATGGGTGCGGTCTATCTGGCCGAGCAGAGCGAGCCCGTCAAGCGTCAGGTCGCCCTGAAACTGGTGCATGCCAGTCTGCGCAGCCCGATGGCGCTGGCGAGATTCACCGCCGAACGCCAGGCCATGGCGCGGCTTTCGCACCCGAATGTGGCACAACTCTACGAGGCCGGTACCACCCGCGATGGCTTTCCCTACTTCGCGATGGAATACATGCCCGGCAAGGCTTTTGTCGATTACTGCAATCTGAAGCGTCTGGACATCCGCGAACGGGTGGCGATGTTCGTGCAGATCTGCCAGGGCGTGCACCACGCCCATCAAAAGGGATTGATCCACCGCGACCTCAAGCCCAGCAATCTGCTGGTGGCCGAAATCGACGGCCAGGCCGTGCCCAAGGTCATCGATTTCGGCATCGCCAAGGCGGTGGATCAGCCGCTGGGCGACGAGGCCGAACTCACCGGTGCTGGCGCCATCGGCACACCCTCCTACATGAGCCCCGAGGCCTTCGCGGCCAACTCGGATCTGGATACGCGCACCGACGTCTATTCGCTGGGCATCGTGCTTTATGAATTGCTGGTGGGTGTGCGCCCCCATGATGTCTCCGGCGCTGCCCTGGTCAAGCTCAATGCCAGCGGCCGCCGGCCTGAGTCCAAGCGATTGACCGTGCGCATTTCGGGGCTGGAGGAAACCCGGGTTCGGGCCATCGCCGAAGAACGGCGCATGAGCAAGAGTGAGCTGGCCGAGCACCTGCGCGCTGATCTGGACTGGATCGTGACCAAGGCCATCGCCGAGGATCGCGATCAGCGCTATGCCTCGGTGGCGGAACTGGCGGCCGATCTGAACCGCTTTCTGGCCAACCAGCCGGTGGAGGCCAGGCCCCCGACTTTCCGCTATCGCGCCGGCAAGTTCGTGCGCCGGCATCGGCTCGCGGTGGCTGCGGCGGCCATGGTGCTCGTGGCCTTGATTCTGGGCATCGTCGGCACCTCGGTCGGCATGATCAAGGCCGCCCGAGAAGCCGAGGCGGCGCGGCAGGTGTCGTCCTTTCTGACTCGGGTCTTTGAAGTTTCGGATCCCGGCGAGGCCCGGGGAAACACCGTCACTGCCCGTGAATTGCTGGATCAGGCCGCCCACCGCATCCAGGTCGAACTGCAGGATCAACCCATCGTCCGGGCGCGTCTGATGCGGACCATGGGCGGCGTCTATCAGAATCTCGGGCTCTATGCCGAAGCCGTGCCGCTGGAAGAGGCGGCACTGGCAGCGCGCCGCGCCGCACTCGGGGACCAGCACCCGGACGTGGGCCGCAGTCTCAACGCCCTCGGTACGCTGTACAACCGCGCAGGACGCTATCAGGAGGCCGAGCCCCTGCAGCGCCAGGCCGTCGCCATTCTGGAACGCAGCCTGGGACCGGCCAGTCCGGATCTGGCCGAAGCACGGATGCAGCTGGGCCTGACCTGCTTTCTGCTGGGAAAGTCTGACGAAGCGGAATCCCTGTACCGCAGTGCGCTGGCCATTCGCGAATCCGCCCTAGGCCCCGACCACCCGGATGTGGCCGCCAATCTCTCGCATCTGGGCTATCTGTTGAACAACCAGGAGCGCTACCAGGAAGCCGAGCCCTTTCTGTCGCGGGCGCTGAAGATCCGCGAATCGGCACTGGGTCCGGACCACTTCCTGGTGGCACTCAGCCTGGATCTGCTGGGCGATCTCTACGGCCGCGAGGGGCGCAATGCCGAGGCGCAGGCGCTGTATCTGCGCAGCCTGGCGATCAAGCGCAAGGTCTACGCGCCCGATCATCCATTGATCGCCGAGAGTCACTTCGCACTCGGCAATGTCTATGCGGCGCAGGGCAAGGCCGAGCAAGCCGCGCAGGAGCTACGCACCGGTCTCGCCATGGTCGAGACCTCACTGGGGCCTACCCACATCAGTCTCAGCCGCGGCTTGCAGAGTCTGGGCATGCTGCTTGCCAATCAGGGCCAGTGGCAGGAAGCCGAGGGTGTGTTCCGTCGGCTGGTGGCAGTTTACGAAGCTGCAGTCGGCCCCAGCCACCAGTGGGTGGGCGAGGCCCTGAACAACCTCGGCTGGGTCTTGAGTGACGGGCTGCAGCGTTACCCAGAGGCCGAGCTCGTGCTGCGCCGGGCCGTCGCCATCTTCCCCATGGATGGCAAACCCGGATTTGCCGGCGCCCTCGCCCGCTGGAGTCTGGCCAACTGCCTGCGCGACCAGAATCGCGCCGTGGATGCGTTGCCCTACTACGCCGAAGCTTTGGAGATCCTGGAAACCGCTGGCGGCTCCAAACGTCAGGACAATCCGCAATTGCCGGATTTGATTGCCGATTACGCGAAATCCCTGCGAGCCGCCGATCGCCCGGCCGACGCTGCAACGCTCGAATCGCGCGGCCTTTGA
- a CDS encoding YihY/virulence factor BrkB family protein — translation MNFLISTYQILRDAVGYWTAAQAFVYAAALAFFTVFSIAPVVIVAVAVVGVVLGPEAASGQIMAELQDAIGVRAAEFVQAAVLSARVDTKGTWATVLGFSLILVGATTVFTQMQNALNAIWDVAPKPDRSGILRLLLSRLLSLTILLAIGFVLLVSLLLSVVVRAVIVFAQDWLPLNELVLLWADFGVSLLIVTLLFAAIFRVLPEVVLSFRDVLLGAFITALLFTLGRALISAYLARSAAASAYGAAGSLVMLLIWVNYSSWILLFGAAFVRAHLKHRGKPVVPRATAVRVHRVQIED, via the coding sequence ATGAACTTTCTGATCAGCACCTACCAAATCCTGCGCGATGCCGTCGGTTATTGGACTGCTGCACAGGCTTTCGTCTACGCCGCAGCGCTGGCCTTCTTCACGGTGTTCTCGATCGCACCGGTGGTGATCGTTGCCGTGGCCGTGGTCGGCGTGGTGCTGGGGCCCGAAGCCGCTTCGGGTCAGATCATGGCCGAGCTGCAGGACGCCATCGGTGTCCGGGCCGCGGAATTCGTTCAAGCGGCGGTGCTCAGCGCCAGAGTCGACACCAAAGGCACCTGGGCCACCGTGCTTGGGTTCTCCCTGATCCTGGTCGGCGCGACCACCGTGTTCACCCAGATGCAGAATGCCCTCAATGCCATCTGGGATGTCGCCCCCAAACCCGATCGAAGCGGCATTCTGCGACTGTTGCTCAGTCGCTTGCTGTCGCTGACTATCCTGCTGGCCATCGGCTTCGTGTTGCTGGTGTCGTTGTTGCTGAGTGTGGTGGTGCGCGCTGTCATCGTATTTGCCCAGGACTGGCTGCCGCTGAACGAACTGGTCCTCTTATGGGCTGATTTCGGCGTGTCACTGCTCATCGTCACGCTGCTCTTCGCGGCTATCTTCAGAGTGCTTCCGGAAGTTGTGCTGAGCTTTCGCGACGTACTGCTCGGTGCATTCATCACTGCCCTGCTCTTCACCCTGGGCCGCGCGCTGATCTCTGCCTATCTGGCGCGCTCTGCGGCAGCATCAGCTTACGGTGCGGCCGGGTCCTTGGTGATGTTGCTGATATGGGTCAACTACTCGTCGTGGATTCTGCTGTTCGGCGCTGCCTTCGTGCGCGCGCACCTGAAACATCGGGGCAAGCCTGTCGTTCCTCGGGCGACCGCGGTTCGGGTCCACCGCGTGCAGATTGAGGACTGA